The nucleotide sequence AAATTCAACTGACACAAACGAGGAACACGTTAAGAGAGGTACTCCTTTTTTGATAATTAGGTCCTAGCGTAATGTTAAAGTTCAACAGTTCACCACAAAGTTGAAAATTATATTTGACTCTAGCCTTTGTATATAACTTAAAGGGCcaattttcttcttgtttctctCCTTTTATATATTTACCTTTATACAAATTGTTACCATAAGAACTTTAAGTGTAAATGTAGCTGACACTGCCTAGTGGAACAAAACTTTGTTGTTGTTATACATTTTCTTAACCATAAAAAAAGACAAcaaacaaaaatttatttttgtagCTCATTTTCATGCATGTATTAATTACCGTTTTATGTATCATGTGATTGAATTGGTTTCAAACATTGCTTTACATATTTTCTCCCTCTTTAGTGTATCTGCTTGTTTCTTTTAACATGGTTGAGCTTCTACAAGTTCTTAAACATGGAAAATGTCCAACAAAATGTGCCTACAAGTAGATATTCTCATTATTGTAGAGATTGAACAGCTTTTGGACCCAGATGAAAGAGCAATATTGCAACAGAATGTGACTCCTAACTTGGAAAAAATATCAACTGTAAGTCTGTAACTTTGCATCCTTCTATCCTACTGTGCTCTTTATTTTATACCCTTAAGTTCATCTTATCATAATTTCAGGAAAAATGGATCCCTTTGCACACCCTTGCTCTGTCAATGCAGATGAGTTGCATGGATAAGCTTCTTGAAGATGGTTTTGATATTGATTTCATTAATAAGGCAAGTGTTTTATATATCGTACGAGGGTGTCCATCTTTGTATGACATTCCCCTAAACAGGTAATTTGATCAAACAGGAAGGTCTCACTGCACTTCATAAGGCAATTATAGGCAAAAAAGAAGCTGTGATAAGCCATCTTTTAAGGAAAGGTGCAAGTCCTCATGTGAAGGACAAGGTGAGGAAGAAGCTTTCTTCATGCAGCCGTCATCACATGCAAACTGCATTCTGAAGTGTGCTTTTGTGCGTGTATGTTATCTTATGTTAGGTTGGAGCTACTCCACTTCATTATGCGGTTCAAGTTGGTGCCAAGCAAACTGTGAAATTATTAATCAAGTATAATGTCGATGTCAATGTTGCAGATAATGTAAGGTTTTGTTGTTCCCAATCTTGTTTTATTCATAAAGACGTTTCTCAGTTTtactaatttataaaataattacaaTCCTAAAATTTCAGGAAGGTTGGACTCCATTGCACGTTGCCGTTCAAAGTAGAAACAGAGATATAGCAAAAATTTTGTTAGTCAATGGTGCAGATAAAACAAGGAAAACTAAGGTGATTTTATTGTTCATGACTTTGTTCCTCGACCGAATTCACTTGATTCCTAATATACTCAAAAAAATTCAGTTGGTTTTCAAAGATTCTAAATCTCAGTTTGATCCCTTCTTTTTAgggataaaagaaaaattaatatgaATATATAACAGGATTGGATCCCAAGCCTAGAAAGACGAGGAGGGTTGTTCGGTGTGCGACTGCCAACGTAAAACAATGTCGCATCCCAATATGGCCACGACGCAATGATGTCGTTGAAGCCATTTGGGTTGTGTTAGGCTTGCAATAGCCAACATAAAACAAGGTCACATCTCAAAGCATGGACACAACACAATGGCGTCTTGATCCATGTAGCTGACCCCATTTAGTGGGGAAAGGCTTTGTTAAGTAAGCAAGTATATAACAGGCCTGGAGAGGAGATTCTCCTTCCAaaacaaacacaaacaaaagaagcAACTTAAGATGAAGCATAGCTTTCCAGTCACTCAACAAG is from Arachis ipaensis cultivar K30076 chromosome B01, Araip1.1, whole genome shotgun sequence and encodes:
- the LOC107626609 gene encoding ankyrin repeat domain-containing protein EMB506, chloroplastic isoform X1; amino-acid sequence: MGSVATPLLTIQFPAAITETIRNSKLGASFNKICRSTGKGILSFSFAGGNHIVGVNFAIKAGKGVSNLKTGQQEGTWEEPDIDSDSESDGEDEEAEDENLGFESDWEGEETKTSATTVANINSTDTNEEHVKREIEQLLDPDERAILQQNVTPNLEKISTEKWIPLHTLALSMQMSCMDKLLEDGFDIDFINKEGLTALHKAIIGKKEAVISHLLRKGASPHVKDKVGATPLHYAVQVGAKQTVKLLIKYNVDVNVADNEGWTPLHVAVQSRNRDIAKILLVNGADKTRKTKNGKTALDLCLCYGKDFKSYELAQVVKLVPADSAL
- the LOC107626609 gene encoding ankyrin repeat domain-containing protein EMB506, chloroplastic isoform X3; translation: MGSVATPLLTIQFPAAITETIRNSKLGASFNKICRSTGKGILSFSFAGGNHIVGVNFAIKAGKGVSNLKTGQQEGTWEEPDIDSDSESDGEDEEAEDENLGFESDWEGEETKTSATTVANINSTDTNEEHVKREIEQLLDPDERAILQQNVTPNLEKISTEKWIPLHTLALSMQMSCMDKLLEDGFDIDFINKEGLTALHKAIIGKKEAVISHLLRKGASPHVKDKVGATPLHYAVQVGAKQTVKLLIKYNVDVNVADNEGWTPLHVAVQSRNRDIAKILLVNGADKTRKTKG
- the LOC107626609 gene encoding ankyrin repeat domain-containing protein EMB506, chloroplastic isoform X2; translation: MGSVATPLLTIQFPAAITETIRNSKLGASFNKICRSTGKGILSFSFAGGNHIVGVNFAIKAGKGVSNLKTGQQEGTWEEPDIDSDSESDGEDEEAEDENLGFESDWEGEETKTSATTVANINSTDTNEEHVKREIEQLLDPDERAILQQNVTPNLEKISTEKWIPLHTLALSMQMSCMDKLLEDGFDIDFINKEGLTALHKAIIGKKEAVISHLLRKGASPHVKDKVGATPLHYAVQVGAKQTVKLLIKYNVDVNVADNEGWTPLHVAVQSRNRDIAKILLVNGADKTRKTKDWIPSLERRGGLFGVRLPT